A genomic window from Haliaeetus albicilla chromosome 10, bHalAlb1.1, whole genome shotgun sequence includes:
- the PXN gene encoding paxillin isoform X1, whose protein sequence is MKSFSSLCSFKSLARKCTDALLADLESTTSHISKRPVFLTEETPYSYPTGNHTYQEIAVPPPVPPPPSNEALNGTVIDPLDQWQPNVSRYVHQQPQSQSPIYSSSAKSSSASIPRDGLSSPSPRASEEEHVYSFPNKQKSAEPSPTMTSSSLGSNLSELDRLLLELNAVQHNPASGFPADEASRSPSLPSVTGPHYVIPESSSSVGGKAAPPTKEKPKRNGARGIEDVRPSVESLLDELESSVPSPVPAITVSQGEVSSPQRVTASQQQTRISASSATRELDELMASLSDFKTSSTMSLISEPFLEPVPSSANADSSNTPHSLTVLSHSKHPSASHSGDSAVPTSAPSAVLCIEEGSNTVVLPTSGHSASLPHMPCLPQMVPVPPPRVSSGSATHGEQMTSASLVQLSRKPDSSRNVFQAVPASSVELLCRSANVKAQGLENNLAKETEKKEQRTDPKISSVPISNTLNGQGKGQIPKELDQQGAFRDNSALHSQARNVETALDELWALELSAHVPEVHAKNDSVLNPVYEPSVVALDRWDVFPDTKNPLGFVVEQGWELKAEVLHETKVDGCPDLVKKRQGRERTPRKASTANMNKAGGAQGNERFRSSAAAPESTENIWKAEWDLPCISKPPIERISASGQIKSLIKRTKETANVHPMYRDLSPRRKLGPAIFHKTESQDRLIEELQDRLGIAKQEQEEQKSQDDWLTEGVIIAARPQGEEHNGGQQVEKVVFPPESLLPPRRTVSVPASPQLQPSKEAAKTVPANTAPSHVSGPAPLLPLPPQPSHVPSAPAPSPVSSSSFTLAPQPPFQWETSDDDYHELSVVGTSPEDPRHSCSPQTWTPSTKTVSVGCQTEDDAFFPQMQVTSAPPLVHSANPLAACAPLGPPAPEKFMAQGKAGSSSPPSTASKPGSQLDTMLGSLQSDLNKLGVATVAKGVCGACKKPIAGQVVTAMGKTWHPEHFVCTHCQEEIGSRNFFERDGQPYCEKDYHNLFSPRCYYCNGPILDKVVTALDRTWHPEHFFCAQCGAFFGPEGFHEKDGKAYCRKDYFDMFAPKCGGCARAILENYISALNTLWHPECFVCRECFTPFINGSFFEHDGQPYCEVHYHERRGSLCSGCQKPITGRCITAMGKKFHPEHFVCAFCLKQLNKGTFKEQNDKPYCQNCFLKLFC, encoded by the exons aCGCCTTACTGGCAGACCTGGAATCCACCACCTCACATATCTCCAAACGACCGGTGTTTCTAACAGAGGAGACGCCTTACTCCTATCCAACTGGAAACCACACATACCAGGAGATTGCTGTGCCACCTCCAGTGCCCCCACCACCTTCCAATGAGGCCCTGAATGGCACTGTGATTGACCCCTTAGACCAGTGGCAACCCAACGTATCCAGATACGTCCACCAGCAA CCTCAGTCCCAGTCTCCTATATACAGCTCTAGTGCCAAAAGCTCCAGTGCCTCCATTCCTAGAGACGGGCTCAGCTCTCCTTCTCCACGTGCCAGTGAAGAGGAACACGTCTACAG TTTCCCAAACAAGCAGAAGTCTGCAGAACCATCTCCCACGATGACCAGCTCGTCTTTGGGCAGCAACCTCTCAGAACTGGACAGACTTCTTCTGGAACTGAATGCTGTTCAACATAATCCTGCTAGTGGCTTTCCAGCAG ATGAAGCCAGCAGAAGCCCATCACTGCCCAGCGTGACTGGACCTCACTATGTCAtcccagagagcagcagctctgtgggagGGAAGGCTGCACCCCCtacaaaagaaaagccaaagcgAAATGGTGCACGTGGGATCGAAGATGTGCGTCCCAGTGTGGAGAGCCTGCTGGATGAGCTGGAGAGCTCTGTGCCAAGTCCAGT ccCTGCAATCACTGTGAGCCAAGGTGAGGTGAGCAGCCCTCAACGGGTCACCGCCAGTCAGCAGCAGACCCGTATATCTGCTTCTTCAGCTACACGAGAACTGGATGAGCTGATGGCATCTCTCTCTGACTTTAAG ACTAGTTCCACTATGTCTCTGATTTCTGAACCCTTCCTAGAACCGGTTCCCAGTTCAGCAAATGCAGACTCTAGCAACACTCCTCACAGCTTAACAGTGCTTTCCCATTCCAAACACCCTTCTGCAAGTCACAGTGGGGACTCGGCAGTGCCGACATCTGCCCCCTCAGCAGTCCTCTGCATTGAGGAAGGCAGTAACACTGTAGTTCTGCCTACTTCAGGGCATTCTGCCTCTCTTCCACATATGCCCTGTTTGCCACAAATGgtccccgtgcccccaccaCGAGTCTCTTCTGGTTCTGCTACTCATGGGGAGCAGATGACCTCTGCAAGCCTGGTTCAGCTGAGCAGAAAGCCTGACTCTTCTAGAAATGTTTTCCAGGCTGTGCCAGCTTCCAGTGTGGAGCTTCTGTGTAGATCTGCTAATGTGAAGGCACAAGGCCTAGAAAACAATTTGGCAAAAGAGACTGAGAAGAAGGAGCAGAGAACTGACCCCAAAATCTCAAGTGTACCAATTTCAAACACTTTAAATGGTCAAGGGAAGGGGCAGATACCTAAAGAGCTGGATCAGCAGGGAGCGTTCAGGGACAATTCAGCACTTCATTCCCAGGCCAGAAATGTGGAAACAGCTTTAGATGAGCTGTGGGCCCTGGAGCTGTCTGCACATGTGCCAGAGGTACATGCAAAGAATGACAGTGTTTTAAATCCTGTGTATGAACCTTCTGTTGTGGCCCTGGATCGGTGGGATGTCTTCCCAGACACTAAAAACCCATTGGGCTTTGTAGTGGAGCAAGGATGGGAGCTAAAAGCTGAAGTACTGCATGAAACCAAGGTAGATGGCTGTCCTGATCTGGTCAAGAAGAGGCAGGGCAGAGAGAGAACTCCTAGGAAGGCAAGTACTGCTAACATGAACAAAGCCGGAGGAGCCCAGGGAAATGAGCGGTTCAgaagctctgcagctgctccagaATCTACTGAAAACATTTGGAAAGCTGAATGGGATCTGCCATGCATCTCCAAACCGCCTATTGAGAGGATATCTGCATCAGGCCAG ATTAAATCTTTAATCAAGAGGACAAAAGAGACTGCGAATGTGCATCCAATGTATCGTGACCTCTCTCCAAGGCGTAAACTAGGTCCTGCCATATTTCACAAGACTGAGTCCCAAGATCGCCTGATTGAAGAGCTGCAGGACAGACTGGGCATCGCTAAACAGgaacaggaagaacagaaaagccAGGATGACTGGCTGACAGAGGGGGTCATTATCGCTGCCAGACCCCAGGGGGAAGAGCACAATGGTGGACAGCAAGTAGAGAAG GTGGTTTTTCCTCCAGAATCCCTGCTCCCCCCAAGGAGGACGGTCTCTGttccagcctctccccagctccagccttcCAAAGAAGCTGCAAAGACAGTCCCTGCTAACACTGCTCCCTCTCATGTCTCTGGCCCTGCACCTCTCCTCCCACTCCCACCTCAGCCTTCCCATGTGCCATCTGCCCCAGCTCCTAGTCCagtctcctcctcttccttcaccTTGgctccccagcctcccttccAGTGGGAAACTTCTGATGATGATTATCATGAGCTTTCTGTTGTGGGCACCTCTCCTGAAGATCCTAGGCATTCCTGTTCTCCCCAGACCTGGACCCCTAGCACCAAGACAGTTTCTGTTGGGTGTCAAACTGAAGATGATGCTTTCTTCCCACAGATGCAG GTGACCTCTGCTCCTCCCCTGGTCCACAGTGCCAATCCGCTGGCTGCTTGTGCACCCCTGGGCCCCCCCGCCCCTGAGAAG tTCATGGCGCAGGGGAAAGCCGGGAGCAGCTCCCCTCCATCCACAGCCTCCAAGCCTGGCAGTCAGCTGGACACCATGCTGGGAAGTCTCCAGTCTGACCTGAACAAACTGGGTGTAGCTACGGTTGCCAAAGGTGTCTGTGGAGCCTGCAAGAAGCCTATTGCTGGGCAG GTAGTTACAGCCATGGGGAAAACCTGGCACCCTGAGCACTTCGTCTGCACCCACTGCCAGGAGGAGATTGGGTCACGTAACTTCTTTGAGCGGGATGGTCAGCCCTACTGCGAGAAGGACTATCACAACCTCTTCTCCCCTCGCTGCTACTACTGCAATGGGCCGATCCTTGAT aAAGTGGTGACGGCTTTGGACAGGACATGGCACCCTGAACACTTTTTCTGTGCCCAGTGTGGAGCTTTCTTTGGACCTGAAG GATTTCATGAGAAGGATGGCAAAGCCTATTGCCGCAAAGACTACTTTGACATGTTTGCTCCTAAGTGTGGAGGCTGTGCCCGGGCTATCCTGGAGAACTACATCTCTGCCTTGAACACCCTGTGGCACCCTGAATGCTTTGTCTGTCGG GAATGTTTCACACCGTTCATCAATGGCAGCTTCTTTGAGCATGATGGGCAGCCCTACTGCGAGGTGCATTACCACGAGCGTCGTGGCTCGCTCTGCTCCGGTTGCCAGAAGCCTATCACAGGACGCTGCATCACTGCTATGGGCAAGAAATTTCACCCCGAACACTTTGTCTGTGCCTTCTGCCTCAAGCAGCTCAACAAAGGAACCTTCAAAGAACAGAACGACAAGCCCTACTGCCAGAACTGCTTTCTCAAGCTCTTCTGTTAG
- the PXN gene encoding paxillin isoform X4, producing the protein MKSFSSLCSFKSLARKCTDALLADLESTTSHISKRPVFLTEETPYSYPTGNHTYQEIAVPPPVPPPPSNEALNGTVIDPLDQWQPNVSRYVHQQPQSQSPIYSSSAKSSSASIPRDGLSSPSPRASEEEHVYSFPNKQKSAEPSPTMTSSSLGSNLSELDRLLLELNAVQHNPASGFPADEASRSPSLPSVTGPHYVIPESSSSVGGKAAPPTKEKPKRNGARGIEDVRPSVESLLDELESSVPSPVPAITVSQGEVSSPQRVTASQQQTRISASSATRELDELMASLSDFKFMAQGKAGSSSPPSTASKPGSQLDTMLGSLQSDLNKLGVATVAKGVCGACKKPIAGQVVTAMGKTWHPEHFVCTHCQEEIGSRNFFERDGQPYCEKDYHNLFSPRCYYCNGPILDKVVTALDRTWHPEHFFCAQCGAFFGPEGFHEKDGKAYCRKDYFDMFAPKCGGCARAILENYISALNTLWHPECFVCRECFTPFINGSFFEHDGQPYCEVHYHERRGSLCSGCQKPITGRCITAMGKKFHPEHFVCAFCLKQLNKGTFKEQNDKPYCQNCFLKLFC; encoded by the exons aCGCCTTACTGGCAGACCTGGAATCCACCACCTCACATATCTCCAAACGACCGGTGTTTCTAACAGAGGAGACGCCTTACTCCTATCCAACTGGAAACCACACATACCAGGAGATTGCTGTGCCACCTCCAGTGCCCCCACCACCTTCCAATGAGGCCCTGAATGGCACTGTGATTGACCCCTTAGACCAGTGGCAACCCAACGTATCCAGATACGTCCACCAGCAA CCTCAGTCCCAGTCTCCTATATACAGCTCTAGTGCCAAAAGCTCCAGTGCCTCCATTCCTAGAGACGGGCTCAGCTCTCCTTCTCCACGTGCCAGTGAAGAGGAACACGTCTACAG TTTCCCAAACAAGCAGAAGTCTGCAGAACCATCTCCCACGATGACCAGCTCGTCTTTGGGCAGCAACCTCTCAGAACTGGACAGACTTCTTCTGGAACTGAATGCTGTTCAACATAATCCTGCTAGTGGCTTTCCAGCAG ATGAAGCCAGCAGAAGCCCATCACTGCCCAGCGTGACTGGACCTCACTATGTCAtcccagagagcagcagctctgtgggagGGAAGGCTGCACCCCCtacaaaagaaaagccaaagcgAAATGGTGCACGTGGGATCGAAGATGTGCGTCCCAGTGTGGAGAGCCTGCTGGATGAGCTGGAGAGCTCTGTGCCAAGTCCAGT ccCTGCAATCACTGTGAGCCAAGGTGAGGTGAGCAGCCCTCAACGGGTCACCGCCAGTCAGCAGCAGACCCGTATATCTGCTTCTTCAGCTACACGAGAACTGGATGAGCTGATGGCATCTCTCTCTGACTTTAAG tTCATGGCGCAGGGGAAAGCCGGGAGCAGCTCCCCTCCATCCACAGCCTCCAAGCCTGGCAGTCAGCTGGACACCATGCTGGGAAGTCTCCAGTCTGACCTGAACAAACTGGGTGTAGCTACGGTTGCCAAAGGTGTCTGTGGAGCCTGCAAGAAGCCTATTGCTGGGCAG GTAGTTACAGCCATGGGGAAAACCTGGCACCCTGAGCACTTCGTCTGCACCCACTGCCAGGAGGAGATTGGGTCACGTAACTTCTTTGAGCGGGATGGTCAGCCCTACTGCGAGAAGGACTATCACAACCTCTTCTCCCCTCGCTGCTACTACTGCAATGGGCCGATCCTTGAT aAAGTGGTGACGGCTTTGGACAGGACATGGCACCCTGAACACTTTTTCTGTGCCCAGTGTGGAGCTTTCTTTGGACCTGAAG GATTTCATGAGAAGGATGGCAAAGCCTATTGCCGCAAAGACTACTTTGACATGTTTGCTCCTAAGTGTGGAGGCTGTGCCCGGGCTATCCTGGAGAACTACATCTCTGCCTTGAACACCCTGTGGCACCCTGAATGCTTTGTCTGTCGG GAATGTTTCACACCGTTCATCAATGGCAGCTTCTTTGAGCATGATGGGCAGCCCTACTGCGAGGTGCATTACCACGAGCGTCGTGGCTCGCTCTGCTCCGGTTGCCAGAAGCCTATCACAGGACGCTGCATCACTGCTATGGGCAAGAAATTTCACCCCGAACACTTTGTCTGTGCCTTCTGCCTCAAGCAGCTCAACAAAGGAACCTTCAAAGAACAGAACGACAAGCCCTACTGCCAGAACTGCTTTCTCAAGCTCTTCTGTTAG
- the PXN gene encoding paxillin isoform X2, with translation MDDLDALLADLESTTSHISKRPVFLTEETPYSYPTGNHTYQEIAVPPPVPPPPSNEALNGTVIDPLDQWQPNVSRYVHQQPQSQSPIYSSSAKSSSASIPRDGLSSPSPRASEEEHVYSFPNKQKSAEPSPTMTSSSLGSNLSELDRLLLELNAVQHNPASGFPADEASRSPSLPSVTGPHYVIPESSSSVGGKAAPPTKEKPKRNGARGIEDVRPSVESLLDELESSVPSPVPAITVSQGEVSSPQRVTASQQQTRISASSATRELDELMASLSDFKTSSTMSLISEPFLEPVPSSANADSSNTPHSLTVLSHSKHPSASHSGDSAVPTSAPSAVLCIEEGSNTVVLPTSGHSASLPHMPCLPQMVPVPPPRVSSGSATHGEQMTSASLVQLSRKPDSSRNVFQAVPASSVELLCRSANVKAQGLENNLAKETEKKEQRTDPKISSVPISNTLNGQGKGQIPKELDQQGAFRDNSALHSQARNVETALDELWALELSAHVPEVHAKNDSVLNPVYEPSVVALDRWDVFPDTKNPLGFVVEQGWELKAEVLHETKVDGCPDLVKKRQGRERTPRKASTANMNKAGGAQGNERFRSSAAAPESTENIWKAEWDLPCISKPPIERISASGQIKSLIKRTKETANVHPMYRDLSPRRKLGPAIFHKTESQDRLIEELQDRLGIAKQEQEEQKSQDDWLTEGVIIAARPQGEEHNGGQQVEKVVFPPESLLPPRRTVSVPASPQLQPSKEAAKTVPANTAPSHVSGPAPLLPLPPQPSHVPSAPAPSPVSSSSFTLAPQPPFQWETSDDDYHELSVVGTSPEDPRHSCSPQTWTPSTKTVSVGCQTEDDAFFPQMQVTSAPPLVHSANPLAACAPLGPPAPEKFMAQGKAGSSSPPSTASKPGSQLDTMLGSLQSDLNKLGVATVAKGVCGACKKPIAGQVVTAMGKTWHPEHFVCTHCQEEIGSRNFFERDGQPYCEKDYHNLFSPRCYYCNGPILDKVVTALDRTWHPEHFFCAQCGAFFGPEGFHEKDGKAYCRKDYFDMFAPKCGGCARAILENYISALNTLWHPECFVCRECFTPFINGSFFEHDGQPYCEVHYHERRGSLCSGCQKPITGRCITAMGKKFHPEHFVCAFCLKQLNKGTFKEQNDKPYCQNCFLKLFC, from the exons aCGCCTTACTGGCAGACCTGGAATCCACCACCTCACATATCTCCAAACGACCGGTGTTTCTAACAGAGGAGACGCCTTACTCCTATCCAACTGGAAACCACACATACCAGGAGATTGCTGTGCCACCTCCAGTGCCCCCACCACCTTCCAATGAGGCCCTGAATGGCACTGTGATTGACCCCTTAGACCAGTGGCAACCCAACGTATCCAGATACGTCCACCAGCAA CCTCAGTCCCAGTCTCCTATATACAGCTCTAGTGCCAAAAGCTCCAGTGCCTCCATTCCTAGAGACGGGCTCAGCTCTCCTTCTCCACGTGCCAGTGAAGAGGAACACGTCTACAG TTTCCCAAACAAGCAGAAGTCTGCAGAACCATCTCCCACGATGACCAGCTCGTCTTTGGGCAGCAACCTCTCAGAACTGGACAGACTTCTTCTGGAACTGAATGCTGTTCAACATAATCCTGCTAGTGGCTTTCCAGCAG ATGAAGCCAGCAGAAGCCCATCACTGCCCAGCGTGACTGGACCTCACTATGTCAtcccagagagcagcagctctgtgggagGGAAGGCTGCACCCCCtacaaaagaaaagccaaagcgAAATGGTGCACGTGGGATCGAAGATGTGCGTCCCAGTGTGGAGAGCCTGCTGGATGAGCTGGAGAGCTCTGTGCCAAGTCCAGT ccCTGCAATCACTGTGAGCCAAGGTGAGGTGAGCAGCCCTCAACGGGTCACCGCCAGTCAGCAGCAGACCCGTATATCTGCTTCTTCAGCTACACGAGAACTGGATGAGCTGATGGCATCTCTCTCTGACTTTAAG ACTAGTTCCACTATGTCTCTGATTTCTGAACCCTTCCTAGAACCGGTTCCCAGTTCAGCAAATGCAGACTCTAGCAACACTCCTCACAGCTTAACAGTGCTTTCCCATTCCAAACACCCTTCTGCAAGTCACAGTGGGGACTCGGCAGTGCCGACATCTGCCCCCTCAGCAGTCCTCTGCATTGAGGAAGGCAGTAACACTGTAGTTCTGCCTACTTCAGGGCATTCTGCCTCTCTTCCACATATGCCCTGTTTGCCACAAATGgtccccgtgcccccaccaCGAGTCTCTTCTGGTTCTGCTACTCATGGGGAGCAGATGACCTCTGCAAGCCTGGTTCAGCTGAGCAGAAAGCCTGACTCTTCTAGAAATGTTTTCCAGGCTGTGCCAGCTTCCAGTGTGGAGCTTCTGTGTAGATCTGCTAATGTGAAGGCACAAGGCCTAGAAAACAATTTGGCAAAAGAGACTGAGAAGAAGGAGCAGAGAACTGACCCCAAAATCTCAAGTGTACCAATTTCAAACACTTTAAATGGTCAAGGGAAGGGGCAGATACCTAAAGAGCTGGATCAGCAGGGAGCGTTCAGGGACAATTCAGCACTTCATTCCCAGGCCAGAAATGTGGAAACAGCTTTAGATGAGCTGTGGGCCCTGGAGCTGTCTGCACATGTGCCAGAGGTACATGCAAAGAATGACAGTGTTTTAAATCCTGTGTATGAACCTTCTGTTGTGGCCCTGGATCGGTGGGATGTCTTCCCAGACACTAAAAACCCATTGGGCTTTGTAGTGGAGCAAGGATGGGAGCTAAAAGCTGAAGTACTGCATGAAACCAAGGTAGATGGCTGTCCTGATCTGGTCAAGAAGAGGCAGGGCAGAGAGAGAACTCCTAGGAAGGCAAGTACTGCTAACATGAACAAAGCCGGAGGAGCCCAGGGAAATGAGCGGTTCAgaagctctgcagctgctccagaATCTACTGAAAACATTTGGAAAGCTGAATGGGATCTGCCATGCATCTCCAAACCGCCTATTGAGAGGATATCTGCATCAGGCCAG ATTAAATCTTTAATCAAGAGGACAAAAGAGACTGCGAATGTGCATCCAATGTATCGTGACCTCTCTCCAAGGCGTAAACTAGGTCCTGCCATATTTCACAAGACTGAGTCCCAAGATCGCCTGATTGAAGAGCTGCAGGACAGACTGGGCATCGCTAAACAGgaacaggaagaacagaaaagccAGGATGACTGGCTGACAGAGGGGGTCATTATCGCTGCCAGACCCCAGGGGGAAGAGCACAATGGTGGACAGCAAGTAGAGAAG GTGGTTTTTCCTCCAGAATCCCTGCTCCCCCCAAGGAGGACGGTCTCTGttccagcctctccccagctccagccttcCAAAGAAGCTGCAAAGACAGTCCCTGCTAACACTGCTCCCTCTCATGTCTCTGGCCCTGCACCTCTCCTCCCACTCCCACCTCAGCCTTCCCATGTGCCATCTGCCCCAGCTCCTAGTCCagtctcctcctcttccttcaccTTGgctccccagcctcccttccAGTGGGAAACTTCTGATGATGATTATCATGAGCTTTCTGTTGTGGGCACCTCTCCTGAAGATCCTAGGCATTCCTGTTCTCCCCAGACCTGGACCCCTAGCACCAAGACAGTTTCTGTTGGGTGTCAAACTGAAGATGATGCTTTCTTCCCACAGATGCAG GTGACCTCTGCTCCTCCCCTGGTCCACAGTGCCAATCCGCTGGCTGCTTGTGCACCCCTGGGCCCCCCCGCCCCTGAGAAG tTCATGGCGCAGGGGAAAGCCGGGAGCAGCTCCCCTCCATCCACAGCCTCCAAGCCTGGCAGTCAGCTGGACACCATGCTGGGAAGTCTCCAGTCTGACCTGAACAAACTGGGTGTAGCTACGGTTGCCAAAGGTGTCTGTGGAGCCTGCAAGAAGCCTATTGCTGGGCAG GTAGTTACAGCCATGGGGAAAACCTGGCACCCTGAGCACTTCGTCTGCACCCACTGCCAGGAGGAGATTGGGTCACGTAACTTCTTTGAGCGGGATGGTCAGCCCTACTGCGAGAAGGACTATCACAACCTCTTCTCCCCTCGCTGCTACTACTGCAATGGGCCGATCCTTGAT aAAGTGGTGACGGCTTTGGACAGGACATGGCACCCTGAACACTTTTTCTGTGCCCAGTGTGGAGCTTTCTTTGGACCTGAAG GATTTCATGAGAAGGATGGCAAAGCCTATTGCCGCAAAGACTACTTTGACATGTTTGCTCCTAAGTGTGGAGGCTGTGCCCGGGCTATCCTGGAGAACTACATCTCTGCCTTGAACACCCTGTGGCACCCTGAATGCTTTGTCTGTCGG GAATGTTTCACACCGTTCATCAATGGCAGCTTCTTTGAGCATGATGGGCAGCCCTACTGCGAGGTGCATTACCACGAGCGTCGTGGCTCGCTCTGCTCCGGTTGCCAGAAGCCTATCACAGGACGCTGCATCACTGCTATGGGCAAGAAATTTCACCCCGAACACTTTGTCTGTGCCTTCTGCCTCAAGCAGCTCAACAAAGGAACCTTCAAAGAACAGAACGACAAGCCCTACTGCCAGAACTGCTTTCTCAAGCTCTTCTGTTAG